In Vairimorpha necatrix chromosome 8, complete sequence, a single window of DNA contains:
- a CDS encoding enolase, whose protein sequence is MDIKDLKFKSRTILDSRGNPTSEVDIIYKNNIFRSSCPAGASVGSNECIVLKDNRIKYRGKSIDDIHQIIKNVIVPKLMETTVNLLDSLKNDEIMLEIDKSNNKQNIGVNSILPLSLSLCKLAAHLNNLQLFEYIAQINGNVANMAVPHFNILNGGMHSGNNFSIQEIMIKFNAGDIEKNIEYGSVFYQELKNVIIRRYGSTYTSVGDEGGFAPPLKNVDEAMDLLKETGTLCGITDYKIAMDVAANSFYKDGKYDLNGIKMTSNELCEYYLHLIQKHPNIYSIEDPFSEDDTTGWEIFSKAAPSGLNIVGDDLTVTNINLVKQAGEKKLCNVLLVKPNQIGSVLETLNAVNIARKFGMKIMVSHRSGETEDTFISHLAVGIGADYIKSGAPCRGERVSKYNELIRINEHLKK, encoded by the coding sequence ATGGatattaaagatttaaaatttaaaagtagAACAATTTTAGATAGTAGGGGAAATCCAACTTCAGAAGTggatataatatataaaaataatatttttagatcaTCTTGCCCAGCTGGAGCTTCAGTGGGATCAAATGAATGCATTGTTTTAAAAGACAatagaattaaatataGGGGAAAGTCGATTGACGATATACAtcagattataaaaaatgtaatagTTCCAAAACTTATGGAGACTACTGTAAATCTCTTAGactcattaaaaaatgatgaaATAATGTTGGAAATAGATAAAAGCAATAATAAACAGAATATCGGGGTAAATAGTATTTTGCCCTTATCTCTAAGTTTGTGTAAATTAGCAGCACACCTTAATAATCTTCAATTGTTTGAGTATATTGCACAAATCAACGGAAACGTAGCAAATATGGCAGTACctcattttaatattttgaatgGAGGAATGCATTCGggtaataatttttcaattcaagaaataatgataaaatttaatgctggggatattgaaaaaaatattgaatatGGCAGTGTGTTCTAtcaagaattaaaaaatgtcatTATAAGAAGATATGGTAGTACATATACAAGTGTAGGAGATGAAGGAGGATTTGCGCCACCCTTAAAAAATGTGGACGAAGCTATGGatcttttaaaagaaaCTGGAACTTTGTGTGGTATTACTGATTATAAAATAGCTATGGATGTAGCAGCaaatagtttttataaagatggaaaatatgatttaaaCGGAATCAAAATGACTTCTAATGAATTATGTGAATATTATTTGCATTTGATACAAAAACATCCAAATATATATAGTATTGAAGATCCTTTCAGCGAGGATGATACAACAGGCTGGGAAATTTTTTCGAAAGCAGCTCCCTCAGGCTTGAATATTGTAGGGGATGATCTTACTGTTACAAACATCAATCTAGTAAAGCAAGCCGgcgaaaaaaaattgtgcAATGTGTTGTTAGTAAAGCCAAACCAGATAGGTTCCGTCTTGGAAACGTTAAATGCTGTTAATATCGCTAGAAAATTTGGGATGAAAATTATGGTATCTCATAGAAGCGGGGAAACAGAAGACACTTTTATCAGTCATTTAGCAGTAGGTATCGGAGcagattatataaaatccGGTGCTCCGTGCAGAGGGGAGCGGGTTTCAAAATACAATGAACTCATTAGGATCAATGAACAtctcaaaaaataa